A stretch of DNA from Anopheles nili chromosome 2, idAnoNiliSN_F5_01, whole genome shotgun sequence:
TAAATGATAAGCAGCCTGCACCGCTGCAAGTCGCGTCTTGATGGTGGATAACATCACAGCCAAACGATCATTCTTAGCGTGCAGACGTAAGTGGAACATAGTGAAAGCTGTCAGCATTGTTGAAGTAGAAATTAGAAGTGTATCTAGGTTTGACTAGACTTGGACACAATGagcaattgtttgttttgcataagTGCATGCTAGCAGAACTTTTATTTGATTGTGAATATTAAGTACATTAAGGGGATATATTTTTCCACTATTTATTATCCGGTCTAGTAAAATTTCACTAACTTACGAATTGATGTTGTAAAATGCGCgaacaaagtaaaacaaatggTAAGTGATATTATCTGCTTTATAAGTACTACATGGATACTTGAAcgatgtgtttcgttttttgcagATGCAAATATAAGCGAAGCTTTCCCTcatgttggaaaatttttcgcaaaataTTATCGTGGGCTATGTACACGAAAACAACTTTTCAAACGCTTTCCCATTCTCCAGTGGCTCCCGTCCTATAATGTGGGATTTCTCGCAGAAGATATCGTAGCGGGTCTTTCCGTTGGACTGACAGTTATACCTCAGGGGATTGCGTACGCAGTTATAGCAAATTTGGATCCGCAGTATGGACTTTATTCAGCATTTATGGGATGTTtcgtttattgcatttttggaAGTTGTAAAGACGTTACCATCGGACCAACGGCTATTATGTCCATTATGGTACAAACGTATGTAGGTAATGCAGGAGTGGAATTCGCGATACTGTCTGCATTCATGACTGGTTGCGTGATCCTGCTGCTTGGCATGCTCAACCTGGGATTTCTAGTGCAATTTATATCCTTCCCTGTTACGGCTGGATttacatcagcagcagctatAACGATTGCTAGTGGGCAGGTAAAATCGCTTTTAGGCATTCCTGGCAAATCTAACGAATTTTTAGAGTCCTGGATCAACGTGTTCGAGCACAGAAAGGACATACGCTTATGGGATAGTATACTTGGCATTTCAACTATCGTTGGTCTCTTAGCACTAATGCAAATGCGGAATTTAAAGGGTAGTAAATACTGGATGTTGTTTGGAAAATACACTGCTCTATCCAGAAATGCAATAGCCGTTATAATGGGCACCGTGATAGCGTACATGCTAAGCGATTCAGGACATTCAAATCTTTTTACACTTACAGGAAAGGTATCTGCAGGATTGCCCCCTTTTCAATCTCCACCATTCTCTACTATTGTTGATGGTCATACACTTACCTTTATGGAAATGCTTCGCGAGCTTGGAATATCACTTATTACATTACCTTTAATCGGTATATTAGAGTCTATTGCAATTTCTAAGGCCTTTTCCAAAGGGAAATCCATTGATGCTACCCAGGAAATGATCGCACTTGGCCTGTGCAATATTGCCGGCTCGTTCGTGTCATCAATGCCTGTGACAGGATCATTTACTAGATCTgcaataaacaacaacagtgGCGTTCGAACGCAGTTTGGAGGAATAACAACGGGCATTTTGGTCCTGCTTTCGCTAGGATTACTAACCAAATCTTTTTACTACATCCCAAAGGCAACCCTCGCAGGTGTTATTATCGCGGCAATGTTTTTCATGGTCGAGATTCAGGCGGCTTTGGAGATATGGCGTACTAAACGGGTCGATATTATTCCACTGGCTGTTACACTTGTTTCTTGCCTGTTTTTAGGCCTAGAGTATGGCATGATTGTCGGAGTAGGCTTtaacatttgtttcattttgcatcAAACATCCCGTCCCGAAATAGCATCGGTTTTGCTGACggtcgaaaacaaaatcattttaattcttaaagcaaatcaaagtTTGGTTTACTCGTCGGCAGAATATTTGAAGCATACCATTTTAAAAATGGCTTCGAAACATGATGCTGATATTGTAGTTTTGGACGGGACACACATTAACTCATTGGATACCACCACAGTGAAAGTGTTGATCAGTATGACTCATGACATGCACCAACTAAATCGAAGCATTATATTCTGGAAGTGGAACCATGCAACACAATGCACGTTACTTAGAATGAATAAAgaactttttcaaaatttatttagGGATGATGACAAAATAGAAGTCATGGTGATGAATATTATATCAAAACTAAAAGCTACAGAAGCATAAAATTTACCATACAATGGAAACAGCAATGCACAAATACAATTCCTCGTAGAATTTTCAAAACTTTATTATTAATAAATCGTCATTGGATGTATCAAATCTACCAAAATATCGACATATAATGACAATGGATGTGTGGTACAAAGGTGCCTTTAGAAAAGTTTGCTCTCCACAAAATTAGGAGcataacaaagaaaaaatctaAGCATATGTAAACcgtattttttattgataaCAGAACAATGGTAATAATGGGAGCTttagaaattaaataaatttaatcgaGAAAAAATTTGTTGTTGTCCATTTAAAACTTGTACGTTTTCATAGTGAGCTGTATAAACGAGCTCACTAATACattgctttcgtttgatgCAGAGAAACCAAGTCGTCTCTTTCTGTGTTTAACCTTATGAGCGTCCTATTGAAGGAGTTGTCTCATTTTCTCATCGGGAACAGCAGCTGTTTCTTTCACACCATTAGATCAGAGTATGTTCTTCCATCGTTGTGTTATTTTATGCCGGACGATACTTTTCTTAAACACGTTTCTCAAGGTGGAATTATTGCAAATTTTTACCCGCCAAAACTGCAACTAAACTAGAATGTATTTGAAATAAACCAATTCGAACTGAAATTGATGACAGCTTCTTAAATGTGTGTTTAAATAAATACCTACGATCCTTGTATTACGTATGAGCTTGATATATGTATGTATTGATTGATGTAGTTTGATATAACGGCCAGCTATATCAAATAACACCTTCGCATAAAATAGGAAAGCAATGATTTTTTGAAATTCAATGCAATACACTACAAAAGTAAATTAACCAGTTTTAGTAATATGTACATTTCACCTTCGCAAATGTATTGAATGCTGCAGAAGTTATACACGTTAGCTAGTGAACTACTCGGGCTGTAAGCTTAAACTCACTAATCTAACCGCCGGAAGGTCGTCACGAAACAGCGTGCGGCCGAGATCGTAAAAATTGTGATATTTCAATAATATTGTTCGCTTCGGTAATAAACTATGTGAAACAACATTAAACCCCACCGCTCTCTTCAGCATTCCGTAGCACGCACTGCTCGATAGAAACGAAATAGCGTCCGATCTTGCGGTACTATGCTGGTAATAGGAAAGGGGCAGGACATGTGGACGCATACGTTGAAAACGTGGGCGAGGTGATCGTATGTTCCGGCAACGATAGCACTCATAGCGGGGGATATCTAGGAGAAATGTGTGAAGGAACGAAAGTTTAAAAGAATGagttgaagagaaaaaggtgAAACTAAAGAGACAAacagcgagaaagcgagagatagagagagatacagagagaaagaaaacagtaGAGTGTAAGTAAGTGAAGAATTGGctaacaaaaccaaacaggaAAGTCTAACATGTACAGGGGCGTAGACTTTTCGATTAACATGTTTATGGGCCATACCATAAAATGGATCATAGGTTTATTTCTTTCTAAATTCACCAAGCCTAGATTTGACGGGAAGCAGTGTCATTGACAGCCGGGAAGGATATGGACCACGGTTGATATTGAGGAAACGGAATCTCAACTCGTAACTGAATGCTCCAGATCCGTTCGCATACGTGGAGgtttgcgaaagaaatcaTCCACGTAACAAAAAACAGGAACACATCCATTAAAATGAAGATAAAGTAAAAGAAGACACGTAAGAGAATACCACCCGCAAAAAGGTAAGAAATATAAGAAGATAGATAGGTGATTATATCACCATTTCATCAAAATTTACACCTTTTACGCATCGAGGAATTATTCACTCAAACAATATATACCCTAGAAACGAGTAAAACTGGATGAAAGCAGAGGACAAGTAGGTTACTTTATCCATCGAAGGAGAAGTTTTAGCAACCGAACAATCGAAGCAAAACATTATTTTGGttaatttaatgcaattttatgTCGCTCGTTAATCAATCATACGCCTTGACGGAATGGATACATCACAAAATAGATTTTATTATTGAAATGGTTacataatcaaaacaaatttgagtTGTTCTTTTTATAAACTGAtggtatttattttcgattgACGGTACCATTACAACCATGCCAACCAAGTCAATAATTTCCCAACGAGCATAGTGAAAATAATTCTGATCGATACAAATAAGCGGTCGAATTTTCCATACGTTCGAATAAATATTTTGGAAAATCTAATTCCGGCCTAATACGTCTCGACTCACTTAAGCTGATTCGcctaatttttcaatttaggATTAATAACTTCATAACCAATGTGCAAGTGATCATGACGACAAACAATATGGAGCTTTAATACGTAGCACGATGTGGTTTGATGTTATTACACCCGTGAAGAAACCAACAGCAGAAAAATTGACTATAATAGGCGCATCAGAGGAAAGGAACACTAAGGAAGGAAACTGACGCGATTAGGATTCTCGATGGGCCGACAACTATCGTACTTGCTGTATGGATTAGTTAGATTCAGGGAAGGTTGTTAttaattgatgaaataaaagagaaGGGTAAAGAGTAGTAGAATGGAGAGTTTTATCCACGTACGGGCTGGTCGGATAACATCTGCAAAAGCATTTGGATCAGGTGCGCCGCTTTCGACCGCCgttttgaaaattatattCTGTTTTATCATTATGTACGCCATCTCTCCAAAAACACCTTTCTGCCTTGCCGTAcggttcaatttttcattctaaTATCGGGTGAACACAGCTCGTACGTGAATGAGTACGCTTTCGTTTGTGCTTGGCTTTGGATCGAATTGAATTGATCATTTTCTAATGATGAGAGGAAAGGCCTGTTGATACAATCTGATAATTTTTATTCTGGTTTCACTATTAAAATCGGTTTAAAATATCCTGCTTGTGATTGGTGTATTCTAAGATTTGTTCCTCTCGGAAATTGTGGAATACTTCTGTTGTACCAGTAACCGGTACTAGTGATTGATCTATGACTTGCATACAAAGCTAAATGTTATGTCGCTGgaaatcaaaatgaaaatgttttatttatcaatcTTTACAGAATGAAATTCCTTAGTTCCATCAAAATTAAACTGCTCATCTCGAATCTAGTACGTTCCTCTAACTTTAACATAGTGATGATCGATTTAATGCTAACAGTGAAATGCTTTCTCAAATACTTTCCGATAGTCAAATACTTTGGGTGATCGTCTAAATGTCCAAATACTATCCGTTATCGAACTCAGCCCACTTCATAGCTTACGAACCATCTTTCACTCTCACTTACCATTTACGGTTAGTTCCATCACTATTCATCACGGCGATCGTGCCTTGTCTAGCCTCACCTTCAGTAACGTCGTCGTGGACTGTAGattcaaatttaacaaattgtttaatttatgctgAAACATGCTTCAAAATATTTCCTTACCATTATTGCACGATTGAAAGGTGAGAAGGTTGTTAGGTCCAATGCTGGGAATTGTTAGCATCAACGGTGACCATCACAGTGGTGTGGGGGACCGAGCCGAACGCTGGTCCGTAAAACAGATGGAAAGGAACAGAGAGATCCGTGAAAAATGACTTAATTTGTGCCGTTAACTCGAGAGGCACAAGATGTTTCGTGAACTGAGCGAGTGTGTATCTGCATTTTGAATTATCCTATTGACAGTATTTGGAGAAGTATGTGCacgcgtgtacgtgtgtttgatatggtggggattttttgctcatcaatgagtttgaaaatattcaaacgttTCAATCGCTCGGTATATGGCAGTTGCTAGGATTGCCTTCAGTCATCGTTGAGCCATCAGTTTGTGGCTGGGTAACGATTTGCTATTATCGCTTGCGGAGTCGATGGATGCACGAATTGTATCGTTCATCTTGGGCCAGACCCGCTCTGCAAGCCATGTCCTTCGTCGGGATTTGGATTGATTTAAGAAACTTCAACAAACTTTCCAAGCGAATCCGGGGTGTGTGCGAATCATCATTCTGTTGCTCGAAGATGGAGcggatttgtttatttgattttctgCTATCGCTGGACGCTTTCATTTTGCACAGTGCGTCATACCGAAGCACAATAAAGAAATCTCTACGGAGAGTTCTTTGCTTTCTCACTTACGCCACTCAAGTAGCACAAGAGGAGGAAAGCAATCGCTTCACTAATTATTTGTGGGCCGTGGTAGGAAATCCTGTCCTTTTAATGTTCCAATGATTTTCTGTGCTTACTATTGGGCAATCGTCAGAAGCATCGCTGTACCAAAGTATGGCATATTGTGATACACAACGTGTCGGGCACCTCCACATTCTTAAGTACTGTAGCACACACGACCGCTCCTTAGCAATCTTTACTTTCTGAAGCAGCAATCATCAAGATTTATGACAATCCACCAGAGCCTCTGTACGGTGCTAGACTTGCACGCTGGCCGACAGGTACAGTGCCTTGATGATCTTTCAACGACCTGGAGCTGCGAGAAAGCAAAGTTCGGTGTTATGTGACCGTCTAGCGTTAGCCTTTGTCTGTGAATGATTTCCTTCTATGTCCCACACTCGGATTCCCTTGTATACACAGTCTTTATAGATTTTTCCAGCAAGAactttgttgaatttttttcttctttcttctgaAACTCAAGTTTTTCTCTCAACTTTGGCGTTGTGAGTGCTTGCCCACTGACAGTGTGTTCCTCTTTCCTTCTACCACCGATGGCTTATTCGTCGGTCTAAGGTGAAGAGGGCAATTTTCCGAGGtcttattttgattttatgttGTGGACTCATACCTGTTTTGAAAGGCGTGCACTTCTTCGTTCTGAACCGCAGTTCACTTACGCGTCAAGCCAAATTATATCGTTGTCATAAATATGGTACGGATGGTACGGATAATTTGGGGGTTGGATTGATCCGTTGCTGGCTGAATGAAGGTtctatgaaaataaaaacaaaacaaactctttgGTTTCTTTGGACGTCTTTCTTTGGGTATCGTCGATTTGAGTTTGAATGACCAATAGAAATTTCTCGGCAGATCCTTAAGCAGGCAAAGGAGCTCCATGAGAGTTGGTTCAAGTGCAATCCTCGCTACTCaagattttgaaaaaaaaaaaaacaatcggaGGGCAGTATGTTTATGAACGTTTTAAATATTACAATATGGTATGGTTACTAACGTTTGGTGCAGCATAATATTATCTTCAAGGTGACTTTGTGGAATTGTGTATGaagtatatgtatatatatatatatatatatatatatatatatatatatatatatatatatatatatatatatatatatatatatatatatatatatatatatatatatatatatatatatatatatatatatatatatatatatatatttaattatatttaattgattaatttattatatatatatatatatatatatatatatatatatatatatatatatatatatatatatatatatatatatatatatatatatatatcgtttTTGGTGCTTAAAACAGTAacatttaaatatgttttaaagtTTTCTTATTCCGATAACCGTCGTATGAAGTTATGCCCTTAGTCTATTTACAAATCTTGGAAACCGTAAAATGACCTTCGTGAAAACCAGCTTAAAACATAACTGATCTCAGAcatttgtttcacaaaaaCTATTTGTTCACCGATCAACGTTCTTGATTACTGTCGATTTATGCATATGCGAGTAGAAAATATCTTCTTTATTCCTAGTTTTGCTTGAATCTACGCTCAAACGGATTTTTGTCATAAAACGCATGTTgctcatgaatatttatttatcttcccGTCTTTTTCCCGGTTTATATTATCTTTGATAAGATTCGAGCTAAGTCGTTGTCCTGAATTTTCTAGTGTTGGATCGATCGGGTGAAGGTGATGATTAACcagattaatttttcaatatgACAGCTTCATAATCATTGTTCCTTGTCCTATACACCTGGATGATTAAAGTCAACGTGTGGGTCAATATGAGTTAAGTCATTTTATGTGCGCATCACAACCGTCATGTTGGACTAACACACTAGTTTTTAATCTCTTTCGGCATTTAGCAGCAGTGATGCTACAATTATAATACGACATGATTTCATTGGATATAGTAATGACGCCTCTAAGATAACATTTTTTGgcagaaaacaaagcaatgtgaaaatgtaaatgtttgtTAATAATAGAGCATAGGCTATTTTATAAacatataatatatatatatatatatatatatatatatatatatatgtatatatatatatatatatatttatatatataaatatatatatatatatatatatatatatatatatatatatatatatatatatatatatatatatatatatatatatatatatatatatatttatatatatatatatatatatatatatatatatatatataaagatatataaatatatatatgtatatgtataaatataattgtatatatttgtatatatatatatatatatatatatatatatatatatatatatatatatatatatatatatatatatattatatgtgtgtgggtgtgtgtgtgttaaacTAGTCCACGAACGTTAAACATGTGACAAATGATGTGAGGTAGTGTTGCAGTCTAGCTTTACCGTAGATTATATCAAGCCAGAAGTTTTCACCTATCGCAACTATTCGCGAGCCCAAGAGTGTTGACATTTTTATCACGAGGCCGTCATCGCTCAttgcgttgtgtttttgttgggAGGGAATTCGCAGCGTTTGGATAGGTTATCGCTTCTTTATTTCGCTCGCACAAGATTATCGCGTCGCAGTTCATCGCATCTCATCCATTGAAAAATTCGACAATCTTTATGACCGGTGTCTCCTACAGTGCCCGCCAGAAGACGTACGATTTCATCGAACGGGCAACCAACCTACACAACATTGTGCTTATACGAGTGTGTAGTCTCATAACTCTTTTCTTCAGCCACCGCTGCTCTTCCAGCGGTGTTCGAGAATGCTTTAGCTATTTCGCTAATTAAGACATTATATTCCAGAATATTATTTCACGAAATACGGTCTCTCTTTCTACCTCCAGCAACGCCACAGCTTCGTCAAGCATCCACGATTTCGCTGATCAGCTGCCACGCCAAGAGTGTGCCGACGCTCAAATGGCCGTGCGAAACAATGATCAGACGAAATCTGCGCGTAGAGGAGTGAGCGAGCCATGCGGGACGCCTTGTGCGAGGGAAACGTACACCACGATCGTCCCTTGCCTCGTTTGGTCAGTAGAAAGATAATCACTTTTTCTTCGAGCCTTCTTCTTGAACTGCTTTTCGGGGAAATATGTTTAATTCCGTGGACGAAGATTCTGTGaccaacgcaaaaaaaagaaacacctccCTACTGTTGTTTCACATCCACTACTGCAACAACCTTTTGAGTGAGTTGCTTCTCCAAATCCTTCGCCGAGGATACCCGCGAAAAGTTTGCGAACCGATTGTAAAGAAGATCACAATCGTGTCGTCCGTATCCAACGCCAAGCAAACCTTTggtcatatattttttttctttcttgtgttttttacTTGGCTGGCGAACTTGAGAACAATATTTATGTATCCAATCGTGAGCGGCGCTGTGCAGCAACATGCCAACAGGGTGTGTTAGATAAATGACGATTGATCGCGTTTTTGTACTGTGAACGATAACAAAATTGTAAGGGGTTGGAAATGTTGTATTGTGCAAAACTCGATAAACGCACTATCGTTGCGGTTAACGTGATCTAGAGAATATGCTTCTATGCTTGTAATATATCGGCAGaagtttgcgccaccctgttAAACCGAGCATAAAAATGAACATGTTTCACGAGTTGATCGGTCGGCATGTCTGCCCGACGGTGGTAAGATTAGTCGCAAGAAGGGaacggttgaaaaaaaaataaaaaaaattgaaagccCGTAAGAGACATGTCCGATGTTATGAACACGAAAATGATCAAGAGCTCGAGCTTGAGACCTAACAAACATTTACGTAAAATAGGACCTGGCCGTGAAAGGAACCGTAGTGAGTAGGCGGCCATACTGTGGTCCTGATGAAACGCAAGAAATCAGAATGAAATGATCGTTCACGCTTGTGGAACAAGTTTGTTCTGCCAGCATTGAGAGACTCGCGTGTCTAGTgtcattcaaacaaaaaaaaaaacagaaaacaaaaacgaaggtTTGTGTGCAGCGAATTATAATGTGTCATAAATGTATTCGAGTAAATAAGTCACCGTTATGTATCACGGCTCCACGATTCACGATcaaattggaaaaaataattagTCACAGGGAtttaatcaataaaaaataatgtagTGGTTTGGATTTTTGAATTCAATGTTATCATTGTATTTCTGTTGGCATACAACAATGTGAACTCATGGTTCGGCCATCATGCAACTTTCTAGACTTCGTAAGtaaatttttccttcttgcgTACCTGAAAATTTTATCTTCTTCCTAAGAAGGTCAAAAAACTTTTACAAATAAACTAAACCATGAAATCTCTTACAAAAGAACTAAACTGATGTAAAATGACTTACTGCCCATTCATTACTGTTTCGTCGACTAGTGCAATTTTAGCATATTAATTTTATGATACAATTGCTACACTGACCCGCTGGTGTAGATTCTAGAAACAATCTTTAAAATATAACATATAACGGCAGTGAACTTCATACGCATCGAGCCATAATGACGTTAGTACGAATTTGTCTCAATATGCGCAGCACGATGGCCTTTTCTGGTCGCACACGTACCGTGTATTGTGAATGTTCGTCTG
This window harbors:
- the LOC128724598 gene encoding sodium-independent sulfate anion transporter-like, producing the protein MREQSKTNDANISEAFPHVGKFFAKYYRGLCTRKQLFKRFPILQWLPSYNVGFLAEDIVAGLSVGLTVIPQGIAYAVIANLDPQYGLYSAFMGCFVYCIFGSCKDVTIGPTAIMSIMVQTYVGNAGVEFAILSAFMTGCVILLLGMLNLGFLVQFISFPVTAGFTSAAAITIASGQVKSLLGIPGKSNEFLESWINVFEHRKDIRLWDSILGISTIVGLLALMQMRNLKGSKYWMLFGKYTALSRNAIAVIMGTVIAYMLSDSGHSNLFTLTGKVSAGLPPFQSPPFSTIVDGHTLTFMEMLRELGISLITLPLIGILESIAISKAFSKGKSIDATQEMIALGLCNIAGSFVSSMPVTGSFTRSAINNNSGVRTQFGGITTGILVLLSLGLLTKSFYYIPKATLAGVIIAAMFFMVEIQAALEIWRTKRVDIIPLAVTLVSCLFLGLEYGMIVGVGFNICFILHQTSRPEIASVLLTVENKIILILKANQSLVYSSAEYLKHTILKMASKHDADIVVLDGTHINSLDTTTVKVLISMTHDMHQLNRSIIFWKWNHATQCTLLRMNKELFQNLFRDDDKIEVMVMNIISKLKATEA